Proteins from one Drosophila gunungcola strain Sukarami chromosome 3R, Dgunungcola_SK_2, whole genome shotgun sequence genomic window:
- the LOC128251865 gene encoding guanine nucleotide-binding protein-like 3 homolog produces the protein MALKRLKTKKSKRLTGRLKHKIEKKVRDHNKKERRAAKKNPKKGSKKQKLIQIPNICPFKEDILKEVEEAKQRQEAERLARREAFKVEREQSKFKSLETLAEDADMRSTVHGIMHENDGQYADEKKYKNAVTKEQSLKQYFKEFRKVIENADVVLEVVDARDPLGTRCNEVERAVRGAPGNKRLVLVLNKADLVPRENLNNWIKYFRRSGPVTAFKASTQDQANRLGRRKLREMKTEKAMQGSVCIGAELLMSMLGNYCRNKGIKTSIRVGVVGIPNVGKSSIINSLTRGRSCMVGSTPGVTKSMQEVELDSKIKLIDCPGIVFTSGAENSHAVLKNAQRVGDVKDPFTIAESVLKRASKDYFCTMYDISSYDTFEEFFAKKAARMGKFLKKGVPDVVAAARSVLNDWNTGKIKYCTQPPEVQEAQSVHISASIVHSEAREFDVENFESMETEILEHCAVKTDDIMEITSTGPLEIRQPREEEDTATKAAANVIINEKEKPVKGRKRKLDEDKEKVDPSLLLDENQSLNKGIKQLQKQKKKQNVRNEKKISKITDVLDNFSLGSSSSKAEKYDFDKDYVIE, from the exons ATGGCTCTGAAAAGGTTGAAGA CTAAGAAATCAAAGAGGTTGACCGGCCGCCTGAAGCACAAAATCGAAAAGAAGGTGCGTGACCACAACAAAAAGGAACGTCGCGCTGCCAAGAAGAATCCCAAAAAGGGAAGCAAGAAACAGAAGCTCATCCAGATCCCGAACATATGTcccttcaaggaggacatcctcaaggaggtggaggaggcAAAGCAACGCCAGGAGGCCGAGCGGCTGGCCCGCCGCGAAGCATTCAAGGTGGAGCGCGAGCAGAGCAAGTTCAAGTCGCTGGAGACACTGGCCGAAGATGCGGACATGCGGAGCACCGTGCACGGAATAATGCACGAAAATGATGGCCAGTATGCGGACGAAAAGAAGTATAAGAATGCCGTCACCAAGGAGCAGTCGTTGAAGCAATACTTCAAAGAGTTCCGCAAAGTCATAGAAAACGCCGACGTTGTACTGGAGGTGGTGGATGCACGTGATCCCTTGGGAACGCGCTGCAACGAGGTGGAGCGCGCCGTGCGTGGTGCTCCGGGAAACAAGCGCCTGGTCCTGGTGCTCAACAAGGCCGATCTGGTGCCACGTGAAAACCTAAACAACTGGATCAAATACTTTCGCCGCAGCGGTCCCGTCACCGCCTTCAAGGCCTCCACACAGGATCAGGCCAACCGACTGGGACGTCGCAAGCTGCGCGAGATGAAGACGGAGAAGGCCATGCAGGGCTCCGTCTGCATTGGCGCCGAATTGCTCATGTCCATGTTGGGCAACTACTGCCGAAACAAGGGCATCAAGACCTCGATTCGTGTGGGCGTCGTGGGCATCCCCAATGTGGGCAAAAGCTCCATCATCAACTCATTGACCCGCGGCAGGTCCTGCATGGTGGGTAGCACGCCAGGAGTGACCAA GTCAATGCAGGAAGTGGAGTTGGATTCGAAAATAAAACTGATTGATTGCCCCGGAATCGTGTTCACCAGTGGAGCTGAGAACTCACATGCGGTTCTAAAAAATGCACAGCGTGTGGGCGATGTAAAAGATCCCTTCACTATTGCCGAGAGCGTTTTGAAGCGCGCAAGTAAGGATTACTTCTGCACCATGTATGACATTTCGAGCTACGACACATTCGAGGAATTCTTCGCCAAAAAGGCAGCCAGAATGG gaaaatttctgaaaaagGGAGTTCCCGATGTTGTGGCCGCCGCGAGAAGCGTGCTTAACGATTGGAACACAGGCAAAATCAAATACTGCACACAGCCTCCGGAAGTACAGGAAGCCCAGAGTGTGCACATAAGTGCCTCAATAGTACACTCCGAGGCCCGCGAGTTCGATGTGGAAAATTTCGAGTCCATGGAAACAGAGATCCTAGAGCATTGCGCTGTAAAAACTGATGACATTATGGAGATAACGTCTACGGGACCACTGGAGATCAGACAGCCCCGAGAGGAAGAGGATACTGCTACCAAAGCGGCTGCGAATGTGATTATAAACGAGAAGGAAAAGCCAGTAAAGGGTCGCAAAAGAAAACTGGATGAAGATAAGGAGAAGGTAGATCCCAGTCTGCTTTTGGATG AAAACCAATCCCTGAACAAAGGCATCAAACAACTGCAGAAGCAAAAGAAGAAACAAAATGTCCGTAATGAGAAGAAAATCTCCAAAATTACAGACGTTCTGGATAACTTTAGCTTAGGTTCGTCATCTTCAAAGGCagaaaaatacgattttgaTAAGGATTATGTGATTGAATAA
- the LOC128251882 gene encoding 30S ribosomal protein S11: MSLKTALLSALRSFSRPAVTLQTSRIHTGVCWRKAEDRKEMLASLPAKDEGTVGEKTVDIDTLINRKAKFFPDASTATQLFNGTPFNELPICNIRVSPNNTIISVTDHKGVLRLIRSCGIEGFKNTRKGTNIAAQATAVTISGKAIELGWKTVRVKVRGLGPGRMSAIKGLQMGGLNIVSITDNTHVSFNPPRPRKQRSL; the protein is encoded by the exons atgtcactTAAAACTGCTTTATTAAGTGCTCTCAGGAGTTTCTCCCGGCCAGCTGTGACTCTCCAGACTTCAAGGATACACACAGGGGTGTGCTGGCGGAAGGCGGAGGATCGAAAGGAAATGCTGGCATCGCTGCCGGCCAAAGACGAAGGAACAGTGGGCGAAAAGACCGTGGACATAGACACACTTATCAACCG CAAGGCCAAGTTCTTTCCCGACGCCAGCACCGCCACCCAATTATTCAATGGTACGCCCTTCAACGAGCTCCCCATCTGCAACATTCGCGTGTCGCCAAACAACACAATTATTTCCGTCACGGATCACAAAG GCGTCCTCCGGCTGATACGATCCTGTGGAATTGAGGGATTTAAAAATACTCGCAAGGGAACAAATATTGCTGCTCAGGCTACTGCTGTGACCATTAGTGGA AAAGCTATTGAACTGGGTTGGAAGACAGTGCGAGTAAAGGTTCGTGGTCTTGGCCCTGGAAGAATG TCGGCTATCAAAGGACTGCAAATGGGTGGACTAAACATTGTTTCCATAACCGACAACACACATGTTTCATTTAATCCCCCAAGACCCCGAAAGCAGAGAAGTCTTTAA
- the LOC128251857 gene encoding kelch-like ECH-associated protein 1B isoform X2: protein MNSTSESCSISSSCGGRFGSVHSTLDDHDATDDDMTFCMSNYPKEALKMMFMMRSHGMLTDVVLEVKKELFPAHKVVLSAASPYFKAMFTGGLKESEMSRVQLQGVCPTAMSRILYFMYTGQIRVTEVTVCQLLPAATMFQVPNVIDACCAFLERQLDPTNAIGIANFAEQHGCVELQKKANIFIERNFTQVCQEEEFLQLSAYQLIALIRRDELNVQEEREVYNAVLKWVKYDEDNRHCKMEHILGAVRCQFLTPNFLKEQMKNCDVLRKVPACREYLAKIFKDLTLHKCPGVKERTPNTTRMIFVAGGFFRHSLDILEAYNVDDKTWTTLPNLRIPRSGLGAAFLKGKFYAVGGRNNNIGSSYDSDWVDRYSAVSETWRPCSPMSVPRHRVGVAVMDELMYAVGGSAGMEYHNTVEYYDPELDRWTLVQPMHAKRLGVGVVVVNRLLYAIGGFDGLERLGSVECYHPENNEWSFLPPLQTGRSGAGVAAINQYIYVVGGFDGTRQLATVERYDTENDTWDMVAPIQIARSALSLTPLDGKLYAIGGFDGNNFLSIVEVYDPRTNTWTKGTPLKSGRSGHASAVIYQPACTTTLMDYEESETPQTDGSNDGGAEAKTSQNPYGGGSPHYPGTAPNMQFHTSFGMSGCNNCDSKVDVNSETPAERHNFQIPAINSEELANPNCPWSKMQNKFRRTPPLSFTERDDKKLKAPHKFDKAQKTCLLTTAAKVIHNHIEGRLRKLTAAT from the exons ATGAACAGCACATCGGAAAGTTGTTCCATCTCGTCATCATGCGGCGGTCGGTTCGGATCGGTGCACTCGACCTTAGATGACCACGATGCTACGGACGACGACATGACCTTCTGCATGTCCAACTACCCCAAGGAGGCCCTGAAGATGATGTTCATGATGCGGTCGCACGGCATGCTGACGGACGTTGTGCTCGAGGTGAAGAAAGAGCTGTTTCCTGCCCATAAGGTGGTGCTGTCCGCCGCATCGCCCTATTTCAAGGCCATGTTCACGGGCGGCCTCAAAGAGTCGGAAATGTCGCGCGTCCAGCTCCAGGGG GTGTGTCCCACGGCCATGTCTCGCATCCTGTACTTCATGTACACCGGCCAGATTCGTGTGACTGAGGTGACGGTGTGCCAGCTCCTGCCCGCAGCCACTATGTTCCAAGTGCCAAACGTAATCGATGCCTGCTGTGCCTTTCTAGAGCGCCAATTGGACCCCACCAATGCCATTGGTATCGCCAACTTTGCCGAGCAGCACGGCTGTGTGGAACTGCAAAAGaaggcaaatatttttattgagcGGAATTTTACCCAG GTGTGCCAAGAGGAGGAGTTCCTCCAACTTTCAGCTTATCAGTTGATAGCCCTGATCCGAAGAGATGAACTGAATGTGCAGGAGGAGCGAGAGGTCTACAATGCTGTCCTAAAGTGGGTTAAATACGACGAGGACAATCGGCACTGCAAAATGGAACACATTCTGGGCGCCGTGCGTTGCCAGTTCCTGACGCCCAACTTTCTCAAAGAGCAGATGAAAAACTGTGATGTTCTGCGAAAGGTGCCCGCTTGCCGGGAGTATTTGGCCAAGATCTTTAAGGACTTAACGCTGCACAAGTGTCCAGGTGTAAAGGAACGGACACCCAACACCACTCGCATGATATTTGTGGCTGGCGGCTTCTTCCGGCATTCGTTAGACATTCTGGAGGCCTACAATGTGGACGATAAGACTTGGACGACACTGCCAAATCTGCGAATTCCAAGATCCGGCCTTGGTGCCGCCTTCCTCAAGGGCAAGTTCTACGCGGTTGGAGGCAGAAATAACAACATTGGCTCCTCCTACGACTCGGATTGGGTTGATCGGTATAGTGCCGTCAGTGAGACGTGGCGTCCCTGCTCCCCGATGTCCGTGCCCCGCCAtcgagtgggcgtggccgttATGGACGAGTTAATGTACGCCGTGGGCGGATCTGCGGGCATGGAGTATCACAACACTGTGGAATA CTACGACCCCGAACTCGATCGCTGGACCCTCGTACAGCCAATGCACGCAAAACGTTTGGGTGTAGGGGTAGTGGTGGTCAATCGCCTGCTCTATGCCATCGGAGGTTTCGATGGACTTGAGCGTCTGGGTAGCGTGGAGTGCTACCATCCCGAGAACAATGAGTGGAGTTTCCTGCCACCTTTGCAAACGGGTCGCAGTGGAGCGG GTGTGGCTGCAATCAACCAGTACATCTACGTGGTAGGGGGTTTTGATGGAACCCGCCAACTCGCTACCGTGGAGCGCTATGATACCGAAAACGATACCTGGGACATGGTGGCGCCAATCCAAATCGCACGTAGTGCTCTCTCGCTGACTCCGCTGGACGGAAAGCTGTACGCAATTGGTGGATTTGACGGCAACAATTTCCTGTCCATCGTTGAGGTCTACGATCCGCGAACGAACACCTGGACGAAAGGAACGCCACTAAAATCGGGACGATCTGGCCATGCTTCTGCTGTTATTTATCAGCCAGCTTGCACCACTACGTTAATGGACTACGAAGAGAGCGAGACACCCCAGACGGATGGAAGTAATGATGGTGGCGCGGAAGCAAAAACATCACAAAATCCGTACGGCGGTGGAAGTCCGCATTATCCCGGAACCGCGCCTAACATGCAGTTCCACACTTCATTCGGAATGAGCGGCTGCAACAATTGTGATTCCAAAGTAGATGTGAATTCAGAAACTCCAGCAGAACgacataattttcaaattccCGCCATCAATTCGGAGGAGCTTGCCAACCCGAATTGCCCCTGGTCCAAAATGCAGAATAAATTTCGTAGAACTCCACCCTTATCTTTTACGGAGAGAGatgacaaaaaattaaaggcCCCACATAAATTCGATAAAGCGCAAAAAACATGTTTACTTACCACCGCAGCGAAAGTGATCCACAACCACATTGAAGGTCGTCTCCGAAAACTAACTGCAGCCACATGA
- the LOC128251857 gene encoding kelch-like ECH-associated protein 1B isoform X1 has translation MQTQMQSPMQYGSHISDIPTHKIYARRPEETEMNSTSESCSISSSCGGRFGSVHSTLDDHDATDDDMTFCMSNYPKEALKMMFMMRSHGMLTDVVLEVKKELFPAHKVVLSAASPYFKAMFTGGLKESEMSRVQLQGVCPTAMSRILYFMYTGQIRVTEVTVCQLLPAATMFQVPNVIDACCAFLERQLDPTNAIGIANFAEQHGCVELQKKANIFIERNFTQVCQEEEFLQLSAYQLIALIRRDELNVQEEREVYNAVLKWVKYDEDNRHCKMEHILGAVRCQFLTPNFLKEQMKNCDVLRKVPACREYLAKIFKDLTLHKCPGVKERTPNTTRMIFVAGGFFRHSLDILEAYNVDDKTWTTLPNLRIPRSGLGAAFLKGKFYAVGGRNNNIGSSYDSDWVDRYSAVSETWRPCSPMSVPRHRVGVAVMDELMYAVGGSAGMEYHNTVEYYDPELDRWTLVQPMHAKRLGVGVVVVNRLLYAIGGFDGLERLGSVECYHPENNEWSFLPPLQTGRSGAGVAAINQYIYVVGGFDGTRQLATVERYDTENDTWDMVAPIQIARSALSLTPLDGKLYAIGGFDGNNFLSIVEVYDPRTNTWTKGTPLKSGRSGHASAVIYQPACTTTLMDYEESETPQTDGSNDGGAEAKTSQNPYGGGSPHYPGTAPNMQFHTSFGMSGCNNCDSKVDVNSETPAERHNFQIPAINSEELANPNCPWSKMQNKFRRTPPLSFTERDDKKLKAPHKFDKAQKTCLLTTAAKVIHNHIEGRLRKLTAAT, from the exons ATGCAAACCCAAATGCAATCCCCAATGCAGTACGGGAGTCACATCTCCGATATCCCCACCCACAAAATCTACGCCCGCCGCCCAGAAG AGACTGAGATGAACAGCACATCGGAAAGTTGTTCCATCTCGTCATCATGCGGCGGTCGGTTCGGATCGGTGCACTCGACCTTAGATGACCACGATGCTACGGACGACGACATGACCTTCTGCATGTCCAACTACCCCAAGGAGGCCCTGAAGATGATGTTCATGATGCGGTCGCACGGCATGCTGACGGACGTTGTGCTCGAGGTGAAGAAAGAGCTGTTTCCTGCCCATAAGGTGGTGCTGTCCGCCGCATCGCCCTATTTCAAGGCCATGTTCACGGGCGGCCTCAAAGAGTCGGAAATGTCGCGCGTCCAGCTCCAGGGG GTGTGTCCCACGGCCATGTCTCGCATCCTGTACTTCATGTACACCGGCCAGATTCGTGTGACTGAGGTGACGGTGTGCCAGCTCCTGCCCGCAGCCACTATGTTCCAAGTGCCAAACGTAATCGATGCCTGCTGTGCCTTTCTAGAGCGCCAATTGGACCCCACCAATGCCATTGGTATCGCCAACTTTGCCGAGCAGCACGGCTGTGTGGAACTGCAAAAGaaggcaaatatttttattgagcGGAATTTTACCCAG GTGTGCCAAGAGGAGGAGTTCCTCCAACTTTCAGCTTATCAGTTGATAGCCCTGATCCGAAGAGATGAACTGAATGTGCAGGAGGAGCGAGAGGTCTACAATGCTGTCCTAAAGTGGGTTAAATACGACGAGGACAATCGGCACTGCAAAATGGAACACATTCTGGGCGCCGTGCGTTGCCAGTTCCTGACGCCCAACTTTCTCAAAGAGCAGATGAAAAACTGTGATGTTCTGCGAAAGGTGCCCGCTTGCCGGGAGTATTTGGCCAAGATCTTTAAGGACTTAACGCTGCACAAGTGTCCAGGTGTAAAGGAACGGACACCCAACACCACTCGCATGATATTTGTGGCTGGCGGCTTCTTCCGGCATTCGTTAGACATTCTGGAGGCCTACAATGTGGACGATAAGACTTGGACGACACTGCCAAATCTGCGAATTCCAAGATCCGGCCTTGGTGCCGCCTTCCTCAAGGGCAAGTTCTACGCGGTTGGAGGCAGAAATAACAACATTGGCTCCTCCTACGACTCGGATTGGGTTGATCGGTATAGTGCCGTCAGTGAGACGTGGCGTCCCTGCTCCCCGATGTCCGTGCCCCGCCAtcgagtgggcgtggccgttATGGACGAGTTAATGTACGCCGTGGGCGGATCTGCGGGCATGGAGTATCACAACACTGTGGAATA CTACGACCCCGAACTCGATCGCTGGACCCTCGTACAGCCAATGCACGCAAAACGTTTGGGTGTAGGGGTAGTGGTGGTCAATCGCCTGCTCTATGCCATCGGAGGTTTCGATGGACTTGAGCGTCTGGGTAGCGTGGAGTGCTACCATCCCGAGAACAATGAGTGGAGTTTCCTGCCACCTTTGCAAACGGGTCGCAGTGGAGCGG GTGTGGCTGCAATCAACCAGTACATCTACGTGGTAGGGGGTTTTGATGGAACCCGCCAACTCGCTACCGTGGAGCGCTATGATACCGAAAACGATACCTGGGACATGGTGGCGCCAATCCAAATCGCACGTAGTGCTCTCTCGCTGACTCCGCTGGACGGAAAGCTGTACGCAATTGGTGGATTTGACGGCAACAATTTCCTGTCCATCGTTGAGGTCTACGATCCGCGAACGAACACCTGGACGAAAGGAACGCCACTAAAATCGGGACGATCTGGCCATGCTTCTGCTGTTATTTATCAGCCAGCTTGCACCACTACGTTAATGGACTACGAAGAGAGCGAGACACCCCAGACGGATGGAAGTAATGATGGTGGCGCGGAAGCAAAAACATCACAAAATCCGTACGGCGGTGGAAGTCCGCATTATCCCGGAACCGCGCCTAACATGCAGTTCCACACTTCATTCGGAATGAGCGGCTGCAACAATTGTGATTCCAAAGTAGATGTGAATTCAGAAACTCCAGCAGAACgacataattttcaaattccCGCCATCAATTCGGAGGAGCTTGCCAACCCGAATTGCCCCTGGTCCAAAATGCAGAATAAATTTCGTAGAACTCCACCCTTATCTTTTACGGAGAGAGatgacaaaaaattaaaggcCCCACATAAATTCGATAAAGCGCAAAAAACATGTTTACTTACCACCGCAGCGAAAGTGATCCACAACCACATTGAAGGTCGTCTCCGAAAACTAACTGCAGCCACATGA
- the LOC128251857 gene encoding kelch-like ECH-associated protein 1B isoform X3, with protein sequence MSRILYFMYTGQIRVTEVTVCQLLPAATMFQVPNVIDACCAFLERQLDPTNAIGIANFAEQHGCVELQKKANIFIERNFTQVCQEEEFLQLSAYQLIALIRRDELNVQEEREVYNAVLKWVKYDEDNRHCKMEHILGAVRCQFLTPNFLKEQMKNCDVLRKVPACREYLAKIFKDLTLHKCPGVKERTPNTTRMIFVAGGFFRHSLDILEAYNVDDKTWTTLPNLRIPRSGLGAAFLKGKFYAVGGRNNNIGSSYDSDWVDRYSAVSETWRPCSPMSVPRHRVGVAVMDELMYAVGGSAGMEYHNTVEYYDPELDRWTLVQPMHAKRLGVGVVVVNRLLYAIGGFDGLERLGSVECYHPENNEWSFLPPLQTGRSGAGVAAINQYIYVVGGFDGTRQLATVERYDTENDTWDMVAPIQIARSALSLTPLDGKLYAIGGFDGNNFLSIVEVYDPRTNTWTKGTPLKSGRSGHASAVIYQPACTTTLMDYEESETPQTDGSNDGGAEAKTSQNPYGGGSPHYPGTAPNMQFHTSFGMSGCNNCDSKVDVNSETPAERHNFQIPAINSEELANPNCPWSKMQNKFRRTPPLSFTERDDKKLKAPHKFDKAQKTCLLTTAAKVIHNHIEGRLRKLTAAT encoded by the exons ATGTCTCGCATCCTGTACTTCATGTACACCGGCCAGATTCGTGTGACTGAGGTGACGGTGTGCCAGCTCCTGCCCGCAGCCACTATGTTCCAAGTGCCAAACGTAATCGATGCCTGCTGTGCCTTTCTAGAGCGCCAATTGGACCCCACCAATGCCATTGGTATCGCCAACTTTGCCGAGCAGCACGGCTGTGTGGAACTGCAAAAGaaggcaaatatttttattgagcGGAATTTTACCCAG GTGTGCCAAGAGGAGGAGTTCCTCCAACTTTCAGCTTATCAGTTGATAGCCCTGATCCGAAGAGATGAACTGAATGTGCAGGAGGAGCGAGAGGTCTACAATGCTGTCCTAAAGTGGGTTAAATACGACGAGGACAATCGGCACTGCAAAATGGAACACATTCTGGGCGCCGTGCGTTGCCAGTTCCTGACGCCCAACTTTCTCAAAGAGCAGATGAAAAACTGTGATGTTCTGCGAAAGGTGCCCGCTTGCCGGGAGTATTTGGCCAAGATCTTTAAGGACTTAACGCTGCACAAGTGTCCAGGTGTAAAGGAACGGACACCCAACACCACTCGCATGATATTTGTGGCTGGCGGCTTCTTCCGGCATTCGTTAGACATTCTGGAGGCCTACAATGTGGACGATAAGACTTGGACGACACTGCCAAATCTGCGAATTCCAAGATCCGGCCTTGGTGCCGCCTTCCTCAAGGGCAAGTTCTACGCGGTTGGAGGCAGAAATAACAACATTGGCTCCTCCTACGACTCGGATTGGGTTGATCGGTATAGTGCCGTCAGTGAGACGTGGCGTCCCTGCTCCCCGATGTCCGTGCCCCGCCAtcgagtgggcgtggccgttATGGACGAGTTAATGTACGCCGTGGGCGGATCTGCGGGCATGGAGTATCACAACACTGTGGAATA CTACGACCCCGAACTCGATCGCTGGACCCTCGTACAGCCAATGCACGCAAAACGTTTGGGTGTAGGGGTAGTGGTGGTCAATCGCCTGCTCTATGCCATCGGAGGTTTCGATGGACTTGAGCGTCTGGGTAGCGTGGAGTGCTACCATCCCGAGAACAATGAGTGGAGTTTCCTGCCACCTTTGCAAACGGGTCGCAGTGGAGCGG GTGTGGCTGCAATCAACCAGTACATCTACGTGGTAGGGGGTTTTGATGGAACCCGCCAACTCGCTACCGTGGAGCGCTATGATACCGAAAACGATACCTGGGACATGGTGGCGCCAATCCAAATCGCACGTAGTGCTCTCTCGCTGACTCCGCTGGACGGAAAGCTGTACGCAATTGGTGGATTTGACGGCAACAATTTCCTGTCCATCGTTGAGGTCTACGATCCGCGAACGAACACCTGGACGAAAGGAACGCCACTAAAATCGGGACGATCTGGCCATGCTTCTGCTGTTATTTATCAGCCAGCTTGCACCACTACGTTAATGGACTACGAAGAGAGCGAGACACCCCAGACGGATGGAAGTAATGATGGTGGCGCGGAAGCAAAAACATCACAAAATCCGTACGGCGGTGGAAGTCCGCATTATCCCGGAACCGCGCCTAACATGCAGTTCCACACTTCATTCGGAATGAGCGGCTGCAACAATTGTGATTCCAAAGTAGATGTGAATTCAGAAACTCCAGCAGAACgacataattttcaaattccCGCCATCAATTCGGAGGAGCTTGCCAACCCGAATTGCCCCTGGTCCAAAATGCAGAATAAATTTCGTAGAACTCCACCCTTATCTTTTACGGAGAGAGatgacaaaaaattaaaggcCCCACATAAATTCGATAAAGCGCAAAAAACATGTTTACTTACCACCGCAGCGAAAGTGATCCACAACCACATTGAAGGTCGTCTCCGAAAACTAACTGCAGCCACATGA
- the LOC128251880 gene encoding lysophospholipase-like protein 1 has translation MKPALKTVNATGKHTASVIFFHGSGDTGPNVLEWVRFLLGRNLEYPHIKILYPTAPLQKYTPMDGELSNVWFDRRSVNIAAPESKKSLSQCYDAVNQLIDEEVSSGIPLGRIIVGGFSMGGAVALHTAYHLRPSLAGVFAHSSFLNRGSVVYDSLESSKASALPELRMFHGERDTLVPKDWGLETFEALKKLGVKGTFHPLKNTLHELKTASLKDLEQWIQEKLPPLENQVLNKL, from the coding sequence ATGAAGCCGGCATTGAAGACGGTTAATGCCACAGGGAAACACACCGCCTCCGTGATCTTTTTCCACGGATCCGGCGACACCGGTCCCAATGTTCTGGAATGGGTGCGCTTCCTCCTCGGACGCAATCTAGAGTACCCGCACATTAAAATCCTTTACCCGACGGCTCCGCTGCAGAAATACACCCCGATGGACGGCGAACTATCCAACGTCTGGTTTGACCGCAGGTCCGTGAACATAGCCGCGCCGGAGAGCAAGAAAAGCTTGTCACAGTGCTACGATGCGGTCAACCAGCTAATCGACGAGGAGGTGTCCAGTGGAATACCGCTGGGCAGGATCATCGTGGGCGGGTTCTCCATGGGCGGAGCCGTGGCCCTGCACACGGCATACCACTTGAGACCCAGTTTGGCAGGTGTATTTGCGCACTCCTCGTTCCTGAATCGCGGTTCTGTTGTCTACGATTCCCTGGAGAGTAGTAAAGCCAGTGCACTGCCGGAACTGCGAATGTTCCACGGAGAACGGGATACTCTAGTACCAAAAGATTGGGGCCTGGAAACCTTTGAAGCACTTAAAAAACTAGGCGTCAAGGGCACCTTCCACCCACTTAAGAACACCCTGCACGAACTAAAAACCGCCTCTCTCAAGGATCTTGAGCAATGGATACAGGAAAAACTGCCGCCTCTGGAAAACCAAGTGCTAAATAAACTCTGA
- the LOC128251879 gene encoding probable histone-lysine N-methyltransferase set-23 → MAFNDDYEHPDSLEYILESVLMPNDDSLEFKHLADEYNSVLLNQCSCHGDCEKNEICPHGSQYENPTEGRELLLKQFSIPVVECNDFCKCSRNTCSNRLVQYGPRKNLEIFDSLVYGSKGLRTKEKILRGAFICEYAGELLTTSEATRRLKINEELGWMNYVLVLNEHTSEQKQQVTIVDPSRRGNIGRYLNHSCEPNCQIAAVRIDCPLPKIGIFAGRDIPAWEELCFHYGGEGQYKKVNNGKNCLCAAATCTGFMPNTEIGE, encoded by the exons ATGGCTTTTAACGACGACTATGAGCACCCAGATAGTCTAGAATATATACTCGAATCTGTTTTGATGCCAAACGATGATAGTTTAGAATTTAAACATTTGGCGGATGAATACAATTCTGTTCTTCTTAACCAATGCTCCTGCCACGGAGACTGCGAAAAAAACGAGATCTGTCCACATGGAAGTCAATACGAAAACCCAACGGAGGGCAGGGAACTGCTTCTTAAGCAATTCTCAATTCCCGTCGTCGAATGCAATGATTTTTGCAAGTGCAGTAGAAACACCTGCTCCAATCGCCTTGTGCAGTATGGACCAAGGAAAAATCTGGAAATATTTGATTCTCTCGTATACGGATCCAAAGGACTCCGCACCAAAGAAAAAATTCTACGCGGCGCCTTCATCTGTGAATATGCCGGAGAACTTTTGACCACATCCGAGGCCACAAGGCGCTTGAAGATCAATGAAGAACTTGGCTGGATGAACTATGTCCTGGTTCTTAATGAACACACCAGCGAACAGAAGCAACAGGTGACCATTGTGGATCCTTCTAGGCGTGGGAACATAGGACGCTACCTAAACCATAGCTGTGAGCCAAACTGTCAAATAGCTGCTGTACGAATAGACTGTCCCTTGCCGAAAATAG GTATTTTTGCAGGACGAGATATTCCGGCCTGGGAGGAGTTGTGCTTTCATTACGGCGGAGAGGGGCAGTACAAAAAGGTAAATAACGGAAAGAATTGCCTCTGCGCTGCTGCAACTTGCACGGGATTCATGCCGAACACTGAAATCGGggagtaa
- the LOC128251887 gene encoding protein midgut expression 1, translated as MCKCLAGNVACCCFNCALSVLISVISTFLVVIIVVGLAVYFIYYYEKEDDVTKLTNKVTDNFQSGLDKIKDALSK; from the exons atGTGCAAGTGCCTAGCCGGAAACGTAGCCTGTTG CTGCTTCAACTGTGCGCTTAGTGTGCTCATTTCAGTCATCAGTACATTTCTGGTGGTCATCATTGTAGTCGGATTGGCCGTCTACTTTATTTACTACTACGAAAAGGAGGATGATGTTACCAAGCTGACAAATAAAGTTACCGATAACTTCCAGTCAGGATTGGATAAAATCAAGGATGCcctaagcaaataa